The nucleotide sequence CAGTTACGTCTTCTGCGTCAGCACAGCGTTTGAGCCTGTCATATTGCTCCTGACTGAAGCGGGGTTCTCGCTGATCTTCTCCCTCGTTTGGCTCTGCCATTGCACTATGCCTCACTGCCACGCATCTGTATCAGAAATCCATCGCAGGGCGTCTGCTACCCGCCTGCGAAGATATTCTCACACGCACCCATGATAGTCCATAATCATTCATCCATCATCCATCCTCGATGATCTCTTCGTCCTGGGGCTGCCAGGCGGGGTCGACGATGCAGAGGAAGACGAGTTCGTGGTCGCCGGTGTTCTCGATGGATTGCGTGGCGCCGGGCGGGATGTAGACGGTGCTGCCGGGCTCGACGGGCTCGGATTCGTCGTCGATGCACATCGTGCCGAACCCTTCGATGATATAGTACACCTCGGCCGTGGTCAGCCGGTGCGGCTTGGTCGCCTGGCCGAAGGGCACGGTGGCGTGGGCCAGGCTGTAGCGAATCTGCACGTCCGCCTTGTCCGGGTGCAGCAGCTCGCGCAGGAGCGAGCCGTCACCCGCGATGAATTCTCTGCAATCATCCACCAGCTTGATGAGCATTACGATCCTCCCAATAGTATCGATCCTTCGGTGAAAAACGTCCCGGCGACGCAGCCGGTCATCAGGCAGGCCAGCGTCGCCGCGATCAGGGCCCGCACCGCGATCGGCCCGATGTCCTTCGACCGCTGCGGCGCCAGCGCGCAGAAGCTGCCGACGAAGATGGCCATCGACGCGATATGGGCGAACCCGCACAGGGCGTACGTCGCGATGACCGCCGAGCGCGGGTGCTGCAAGAGGCCCTCTTTCATCGCGGTCGCCAGGTCGTTGTAGGCCGCCACTTCAGTGACGATCAGCCGTTCTCCGACGATCCGCGAGATCGCGCTCGCGTCGGCGATCGGCACGCCCAGGACCAGCGTCACGGGGTAGAACAGGATGCCGAACAGGGCCTTGAGCGACCACGGCCCTTCCCAGCCGAAGAGGGGATTGATCCAGTCGCCGAGGCCGCCGAGGACGAGATCGACCAGGGCCACGAGGCCGAGGACGGCGATCAGCAGGGCGGCGATCCCGACGATCATCCGCACGCCGGCGTTAGCGCCGTTGATGATCGCCTCGAACAGATTGCTGTCCCGCTCATAGTACGGCTCGACGCGCACGCCCAGCGTCTCCGGCTGTTCGCCTTCCGGCAGCAGGATCTTCGACATGAGCAAAGCCGCCGGCGCCGACAGCAGCGACGCCGAAACCAGATGCCCGGCGATCATCGGGAACTGTTCGCGCAGGCTGAAGACATACAGCGCCAGCACGTTCGATGCGACCGTGGCCATGCCCGCCGTCAAAACGGTGCAGGTCTCCGACCGCGTCATACGAGCCAGGTGGGGCTTGACGGTCAGCATGGATTCGACGCCGACGAAGATGTTGCTGGCCGCGACCAGCGACTCGGCGCCGGAGATCCGCATCAGACGGGTGAAGACCCGGGCGAACGCCTTGATCAGCAGGGGCATCACCCGCAGGTAGTACAGGATGGCGATCAGGGCCGAGAAGAAGATGATCGTCGGAAAGCCCTGGAACGCCAGGATGAAACCGAGCGATTCGGCTCCGTCATCCCCGGTCTGGCCCGGGCCCAAGGCCAGGCGTCCGAAGACGAACCGCGCGCCGGCGCCGGCCGAGTCGATCACGCGGACGACGACGTCGTTGACAACGAGAAACACTCTGGCCCCGGCCGGCACCATGAAGATGACCGAGGCGACGGCCAGTTGCAGCGCCACGCCCCAGACGATCAGCCGGAAGTTCATGTTTCGCCGTTCGGCCGAGAGGACCCACGCAACGCCGATCAGAACGAAGATGCCCGCGAAGCTGACGAGGTTATAGATATCCATGACGTGGGATTGTACAAAGGCCGGGCCGATGTGGAAATGCTGGATCGAGCGGACAGGGAAATTACGATGCGATCTCGCTGACGTCCTTGAGGATGTAGTGCGGGCGATAGGCGTAGGCGTCCAGGTCGGATTCTTTCGTGATGCCGCTGAGGACCAGGACGGTGTCGATGCCCGCTTCGATGCCCGCGACGACATCGGTGTCCATCCGATCGCCGATGATCACGGTCTCTTCTCGCTGGCAGCTCAGCAGCGTCAGGGCGTGGCGCATGATGAGCGGGTTGGGCTTGCCGATGAAATAGGCCTGTCGTCCGGTGGCCAGTTCGATCGGCGCCGCCAGGGCCCGGCACGCCGGAGCGATCCCTTTCTCCGTCGGTCCCGTCAGATCCGGATTGGTCCCTACCAGCCTAGCCCCGCCCAGGACGAGCTGGATGGCCATCTCGATCTTCTCGTAGCTGTAACTCCGCGTCTCGCCCACGATCACGTAGTCGGGATGGCTCTCATCGACCGAAAGTCCCGCCTCGTACAGGGCCTGGTAGAGCCCCGAATCGCCGATGGCGAAGACCCGTCCGCCAGGGCATTGCGAGGCGATGAAATGGGCGGTCGCCATGCCGGAGGTGATAAAATGCTCCTCGCCGACCTCGATGCCCATGTGCCGCAGTTTCTGATGCAGCTCGCGCGGCGAGCGAGCGGAGCTGTTGGTCAGGAACAAAAATCGCTTGCCCTCGCTCTGGAGCCAGTCGACGAACGCCTTCGAGCCTTCCAACAGGCGCGAGCCGTGATAGATCACCCCGTCCATGTCGCAGATGAACCCGCGTTTGTCTCTCAACCGTTCCATCGATTCTCCGGAAGCCATAAAGATACCCCAATCATCGTGTGACAGAGGCAGACTACCGGATACGTCTCGACGCGTCAATCCCGACCTCGGGTACGACGTTGCGGAGGGTGCGATGTGTCTTTGCAGGTGGATTCGCAGGGGAGGTCGGTCACAGTCCGCCGGGCGGGAAGTCCAGGGGGAAGGGCTTGCCTGGATACCAGCCGATATAGCAGCGCAGCCTCTGCACCCAGGTCAGGCTCCGCCTCCATTGCCGAGTCGCCTGGAGCAGTTGCCTGACGTAGGGGTTGCCATCTTCGTGAAGATGTTCGAGCAGAGGGATGGCCGCTTCGAGGTTCCGTTTCAGGAGCATGGCGGTGATGAAATTGGCGACGTGGAGGGGCGGTACGTCCTCGGCGACAACGATGCGGCCGCCCGGAAAGACCAACTCGCGAAAGGTCCGCACAGCTTCGTCGTATCTGCCCAGACGCAGCAGGCACACACCTCGGGCATTGCGCCATGGAGGTGAATCCTGACCGCAATGAGCAATCGAAGCCAATGCCTTCTCGGCCTCACCTCTGTCGAGCAACTCGACGATGTCCGTCATCGTCGCATGGGGTTTGATTCTGGTGTTGAGCATGATTCTGCTCTGCCGTTCTCGGATCGATCAGGTGGACGGAGAGTCCAGGTGGCAAGAGGCGAAGACCGACCTGCATCCGGTCGGCCTCCGCCTCGGCTTTGCGTCTCTGTCCGCCACGCGTCCGTCACACGACGTTGAAACTGCGGGGTCTATATGCGGCCGACGCCGCCCGTACCGTTAATAGCAGGGCCTGTCGCCAGACTTGCCGGCGGGTTTCTGCGGCGGGGTGCCCTTGGGCTGACCCGCGGGTTTGGGTTGGCTGGCCGGCTTCTGCTGTGGCTTGGGGGCTTGACCTTTCCTGTCTTCCATGTTGCTCACGTCCTTTTCTTGATTCGTTGTTCCTGAAGGTTGGGTGCGCGCTCGCACCCTTTGGGACTCTCTCTATGCAAAGGGCGTTCCCTCGTCGATAAAATGATGCCTGTGTGTTCGTAACCGATTTGCAGAAAGGATCTTAGGTTTATTGTAGACACGAGGGCTCCCGGGCGAGACAATGAGATCGGATATCAAGCCTCCGATAGAACGGAGTCTTTAGGTCTGAAACGTGGTTTCAGGAGTTTATTCTTCCGATGTTGATTCGTATTCTGCTGGCGATTCGCTCGACCGCATTGCGTCGTCGTCTTCGCGAATCGCTGAACATGCCGGACGTGATGGTGCAGGCGGTCGATCTCAAAAACGGTTTGTGGGAACGCCTGGGGGTGCTCAACGCTGATTGCGTGGTCATCGACAAGACGCTGATCCCCGAGCCGGTGGCTCAGAGCATGGCTTTTCTCGCCCAAGTGCCCGATGCGCCCGCCACGGTCGTCCTTGCCAACCATGAGGATGCCCAGGAGAGGGCGAAGTTCCTGGCCCTTGGCTGTGAAGCCGTCCTCAATTCCACCTTGCCGATCGCGACGCTGCGCGATGCGCTTCTGGCGATCGTGAATCGGATGCGCGCCAGGAGCGTCGGGGACCTCATGCAGCGGGGCTCTGCGCAGGCCCGTCTCTCGGATTTCGTCTCGCGCAGTCCTCGCATGCAGGCCTTCATGAGCGTGGTCACGCGCGTCGCCAACAGCGATGCGTCTCTGCTGATCCAGGGTGAGACGGGCGTGGGAAAGGAACGGCTGGCGCGAGCGATCCATGCCGAAGGGACGCGGGCCGGCGGGCCCTTCATCGCGGTCAACTGCGGTGCGCTGCCCGAATCGCTGCTCGAAAGCGAGTTGTTCGGCCACGAGCAGGGGGCGTTCACCGGCGCCTTGCGCGGCCGGCGCGGGTGCTTCGAGCTGGCCCATCGGGGCACGATCTTTCTCGATGAGATCAGCGAGATGCCCTTTCACCTTCAGGTCAAGCTGCTTCGCGTGCTGCAGGAGTATGAGATCCAGCCGATCGGCTCGGAGAAGACGATCAAGGTCGACGTGCGCGTGATGGCGTCCACGAACCGGAACCTGGAAGAGGAGGTCAAGAGCGGGCGATTTCGCAAGGACCTGTATTACCGCCTCAGCGTGGTCAGTCTGGCGATTCCGCCTCTGCGCGAACGCCGCGAGGACATCGGCGCCCTGGTCGACGGCTACATCGCGTATCTGCGTCTGCGCATCGGCGGCGGGGCGTATGCCATCGAGCCGGACGCGATGAGGGCGTTGTGTGAGTACGGCTGGCCGGGCAACGTCCGAGAGTTGATCAACGTGATCGAGCGGGCCATGCTGCTGTGCAATCGCGAGACCATCGCGATGAACGACCTTCCCGATTCGATCAGTGGTCCGGTTGCGGCATCGCCTGCGTCGGCCGATGGGACCTTTGGCGAGGGGGATCCCGAAACACTCTTCTGCCGTCCCTGGCACGACGTTCGGCGGATCGTCGTGGATCGGGCCGAGCGGGAGTATTTCGCCCACCTCCTGAGGTTGTCGGGAGGACGCATCGGCGAGACGGCGAAGCGCGCGGGGATGAGGTCCCGGTCGCTCTTCGAGAAGATGAAGAAGCACGGGCTGCGGAAAGAGGACTTCAAGCCGTGAGCGTCGATCGCAGCGACCTCTTCGCTCTTTGGCCCAGGGGCGGTCGGGGCCGGCGGATGTCTTCCACGGGCACGTTTCAGTCTTTCGTCAGCCGCGTCTGCGTCGATTCGTCCTGGACGATGCGCCAGAGGTTTCTCAGGTTGCGGTGGTGCATGCCGTAGGCCCAGTGGCCGGGCGGCGGTTCCAGGAACGTGCGGAAGGCCCTGCGCTGAGCGAGGCGCTCGGCGGCCTGCTCGAAGCTCAGGCCCTCTCGCTGCGCCGCCCGGACACCGGTCAGCATCTTTTCGTAATAGTTGCGGATCGGGACCAGGTCGCTCCTGCGCAACGGCGGGCTGTGCGACGGAATCACGCGGTCGATCGGCACGTTCGGATCGAGGAATTCATCGAGCACCGCAAGGTGACGCTGCACATCCTCCATGTGCGCCTGTTCGCCGATCTCCGGTAGCTGGGCCCGCTGGTAGGCCACCGCGCCTGTGAACAGCAGCCGCTCCTGCGGGATGTAGACCAAGGTATCGCTGTGGCTGTGGCCTTTGCCGAAGAAGACCAGTTCCAACGTCAGGTCGCCCAGGTCCAGCGTGTAGCGGTCGGAGAACGTCAGCGTAGGTTTGACGACCTCGTAGCCTTCTTCAAGGTCCTCGATATACAACTCCCAGAATCGGATCTCGCCGCGCATCAATTGCGCGTGCGCGCGATTGCCGCCGAATTGGCGCAGGTTGGTCCGCAGGGTTGCCAGGACGTGTGCGGCGTCTTCGATGGTCCTGCGCCTGCGTTGTGGATCGGTCTGGCCGTCGATCCGCCATTGGATCTCCGCTGCGAGGTTCTCGTGGGCGACGACCGGAAGGTTCGCAAAGGTGCCGTTGCCGCCGGCGTGGTGGCCGTGTGTGTTGACGAGATAGGCCCAGTCCGTTCGTCCGAACGCCCGTTCGACTCGCTCCTTGATCGGGGTGGTGATCCGGGGCGACATCTCCGTGTCGATAAGCACGAGACCTCTCTGCGACTGGATGCCGACGAGATGACACAAACGGTCGGGCCCGATCCAATGAACCAGCACCACGCGTTCGCTGAGCCGCTGGAGGCGAACGTAGTCGGCCGGATCGCGCCCGGCGCCGGCGGCCAGCAGCGGCAGCAACCACACGAGAGAAATCGTCTGGACCATTTTGAGTCTCCATCGTTAGAAGAACGACAATATCGACCTCGTTCGCAAGGCGCACGCATCAATCTTGCGCTTGCGCCGCATGCGCCGGCGACGATTCGTCCTGGACGATGCGCCAGAGGTTTCTCAGGTTGCGGCGGTGCATGCCGTGGGCCCAGTGGCCCGGCGGCGGTTCCAGATAGCCGGCAAACGCCCTTCGCTGGGCGAGACGCTCGGCGGCCTGCTCGAAGCTCAGGCCCTCTCGCTGCGCCGCCCGAACGCCGGTGAGCATCTTCTCATAGTAGGCCCGGACCGGGACCAGGTCGCTCTTGCGCAACGGCGGGCTGTGCGACGGGACCACGCGGTCGATCTGCATGGCGGGATCGAGCAACTCGTCGAGGACCGCAAAGAACCGTTGGACGTCCTGCATCTCAGTCCGCTCGCCGATCTCGGGCAGGTGGGCCCGCTGATAGGCGATCGCACCGGTGACCAGCAGCCGCTCCTGCGGGATGTAGATCAGGATGTCGGAGAGACTGTGGCCCTTGCCGAAAAAGATCAATTCCAGCGTCAGATCCCCGAGGTCCAGCGTGTGCCGGTCGGCGAACGTCAGCGACGGCCTGACCAGTTCGTAGCCGGCCTGAAGGTCCTCGATATACAGCTCGCAGAACCTGATCTCGCCCTGGATCATTCGGGTGTACG is from Anaerobaca lacustris and encodes:
- a CDS encoding sigma-54 interaction domain-containing protein: MLIRILLAIRSTALRRRLRESLNMPDVMVQAVDLKNGLWERLGVLNADCVVIDKTLIPEPVAQSMAFLAQVPDAPATVVLANHEDAQERAKFLALGCEAVLNSTLPIATLRDALLAIVNRMRARSVGDLMQRGSAQARLSDFVSRSPRMQAFMSVVTRVANSDASLLIQGETGVGKERLARAIHAEGTRAGGPFIAVNCGALPESLLESELFGHEQGAFTGALRGRRGCFELAHRGTIFLDEISEMPFHLQVKLLRVLQEYEIQPIGSEKTIKVDVRVMASTNRNLEEEVKSGRFRKDLYYRLSVVSLAIPPLRERREDIGALVDGYIAYLRLRIGGGAYAIEPDAMRALCEYGWPGNVRELINVIERAMLLCNRETIAMNDLPDSISGPVAASPASADGTFGEGDPETLFCRPWHDVRRIVVDRAEREYFAHLLRLSGGRIGETAKRAGMRSRSLFEKMKKHGLRKEDFKP
- a CDS encoding cupin domain-containing protein; the protein is MLIKLVDDCREFIAGDGSLLRELLHPDKADVQIRYSLAHATVPFGQATKPHRLTTAEVYYIIEGFGTMCIDDESEPVEPGSTVYIPPGATQSIENTGDHELVFLCIVDPAWQPQDEEIIEDG
- a CDS encoding MBL fold metallo-hydrolase; this translates as MVQTISLVWLLPLLAAGAGRDPADYVRLQRLSERVVLVHWIGPDRLCHLVGIQSQRGLVLIDTEMSPRITTPIKERVERAFGRTDWAYLVNTHGHHAGGNGTFANLPVVAHENLAAEIQWRIDGQTDPQRRRRTIEDAAHVLATLRTNLRQFGGNRAHAQLMRGEIRFWELYIEDLEEGYEVVKPTLTFSDRYTLDLGDLTLELVFFGKGHSHSDTLVYIPQERLLFTGAVAYQRAQLPEIGEQAHMEDVQRHLAVLDEFLDPNVPIDRVIPSHSPPLRRSDLVPIRNYYEKMLTGVRAAQREGLSFEQAAERLAQRRAFRTFLEPPPGHWAYGMHHRNLRNLWRIVQDESTQTRLTKD
- a CDS encoding NupC/NupG family nucleoside CNT transporter, producing MDIYNLVSFAGIFVLIGVAWVLSAERRNMNFRLIVWGVALQLAVASVIFMVPAGARVFLVVNDVVVRVIDSAGAGARFVFGRLALGPGQTGDDGAESLGFILAFQGFPTIIFFSALIAILYYLRVMPLLIKAFARVFTRLMRISGAESLVAASNIFVGVESMLTVKPHLARMTRSETCTVLTAGMATVASNVLALYVFSLREQFPMIAGHLVSASLLSAPAALLMSKILLPEGEQPETLGVRVEPYYERDSNLFEAIINGANAGVRMIVGIAALLIAVLGLVALVDLVLGGLGDWINPLFGWEGPWSLKALFGILFYPVTLVLGVPIADASAISRIVGERLIVTEVAAYNDLATAMKEGLLQHPRSAVIATYALCGFAHIASMAIFVGSFCALAPQRSKDIGPIAVRALIAATLACLMTGCVAGTFFTEGSILLGGS
- a CDS encoding HAD-IIA family hydrolase — protein: MERLRDKRGFICDMDGVIYHGSRLLEGSKAFVDWLQSEGKRFLFLTNSSARSPRELHQKLRHMGIEVGEEHFITSGMATAHFIASQCPGGRVFAIGDSGLYQALYEAGLSVDESHPDYVIVGETRSYSYEKIEMAIQLVLGGARLVGTNPDLTGPTEKGIAPACRALAAPIELATGRQAYFIGKPNPLIMRHALTLLSCQREETVIIGDRMDTDVVAGIEAGIDTVLVLSGITKESDLDAYAYRPHYILKDVSEIAS
- a CDS encoding MBL fold metallo-hydrolase is translated as MLRTISIVLLLPLLAAGAGRDPADYVRIEPLSQRVLLAWWVGTGRCNLTAIRSEKGLVIIDTEISPRIMAPIKERIERQFGRTDWAYVINTHAHLQHAGGNSLFREAVVVGHENLAQDMQWLIDKQTDPSRRRMDLDGAARTLQTLGANLHQLAGNRTYTRMIQGEIRFCELYIEDLQAGYELVRPSLTFADRHTLDLGDLTLELIFFGKGHSLSDILIYIPQERLLVTGAIAYQRAHLPEIGERTEMQDVQRFFAVLDELLDPAMQIDRVVPSHSPPLRKSDLVPVRAYYEKMLTGVRAAQREGLSFEQAAERLAQRRAFAGYLEPPPGHWAHGMHRRNLRNLWRIVQDESSPAHAAQAQD